The Papaver somniferum cultivar HN1 chromosome 3, ASM357369v1, whole genome shotgun sequence genome includes a region encoding these proteins:
- the LOC113356943 gene encoding probable prolyl 4-hydroxylase 3, with the protein MAKGMRYSSRSSNRRSSTFTLVLAMLLMLSFVILMMLALGILSLPAHNSEMSKDNDLSSVAHNTVPKRTGDGLGERRDQWMEVISWEPRAYVYHNFLSEEECNYLIDLAKPHMEKSTVVDSETGKSKDSRVRTSSGTFLKRGQDKIIRSIEKRIADFTFIPETHGEGLQILHYEVGQKYEPHYDYFLDAFNTKNGGQRIATVLMYLSDVEEGGETVFPAAKGNISSVPWWNELSECGKKGLSVKPRMGDALLFWSMRPDASLDPSSLHGGCPVISGNKWSSTKWIHVDEYKV; encoded by the exons ATGGCAAAAGGAATGAGATATTCATCTCGTTCTTCGAATAGAAGATCATCTACATTTACACTTGTATTAGCTATGCTTTTAATGCTTTCATTCGTTATATTGATGATGTTAGCTCTTGGAATTCTTTCACTGCCTGCACACAATAGTGAAATGTCTAAAGATAATGATCTTAGTTCTGTTGCTCACAATACTGTACCGAAGAG AACTGGCGATGGATTAGGGGAAAGGCGAGACCAATGGATGGAAGTTATTTCATGGGAGCCTAGAGCTTATGTGTACCACAATTTCTTG TCTGAGGAGGAATGCAATTATTTGATTGATCTTGCCAAACCTCACATGGAAAAGTCAACTGTGGTTGATAGCGAAACTGGTAAAAGTAAAGACAGCAG GGTGCGTACAAGCTCTGGGACTTTCCTTAAGAGAGGGCAGGATAAGATTATCAGAAGCATAGAAAAAAGGATCGCAGATTTCACATTTATACCAGAAA CTCATGGAGAGGGACTTCAAATTCTTCACTATGAAGTCGGTCAGAAATATGAACCTCACTATGACTACTTTCTCGATGCTTTCAACACAAAGAATGGGGGTCAGCGGATAGCTACTGTTCTTATGTATCT CTCAGATGTAGAAGAAGGAGGTGAAACAGTATTTCCAGCTGCAAAAGGAAACATCAGTTCAGTACCATGGTGGAATGAATTATCTGAGTGTGGAAAGAAGGGTCTCTCTGTTAAACCAAGAATGGGAGATGCATTGCTGTTCTGGAGCATGAGACCTGATGCCTCTCTAGATCCATCGAGTTTGCATG GTGGTTGCCCAGTGATTTCAGGTAACAAATGGTCATCTACAAAGTGGATTCATGTAGATGAATACAAGGTTTAA